The following proteins are encoded in a genomic region of Corticium candelabrum chromosome 11, ooCorCand1.1, whole genome shotgun sequence:
- the LOC134186930 gene encoding uncharacterized protein LOC134186930 isoform X1 codes for MDGRHKCSVVTRADTDANELSDDSNRTVEIDGVRITIRPMLTTSQKNFKRLNHCKTITSQSNTQRRCTITREDVSLPGSRCFLLHGLLTAEECRFYVDETERVGYSSLANLFETEYRSNDRLLSISEELAAGIYRRLEPYLERRDILRIRPVGFGNQGTWKPRRLNECFKFGKYEPGGHFSPHLDGPWVPREDESSVYTVVIYLNDGYEGGHTKFLSPATGQVVYTVTPRQGLALVFNHDTLHEGTQVITGTKYIVRTEIMFYRVDTEMIPDPLSYKSDESYVETLALYVKSHDLEQAGDTSGFTDSYLKALKLQIEAQQSVGADAEALSTWALPYELYVYVFSYLQPSDLCRCMRVCKDWYDVSMDGQLWFDLYRLRWPIGVNVEKFSCAGKHKMPSAFTKDWHGCYKQRAVNAKEHRAVVYDLGSHSVKCGIVTLKTRKPKFLKRESVIAKVNGIFDLHMRRTDFERFYSGAEARARFPDHLVRLIENGHFTESGIDVLCEIMIHFYSEYTLKSNYYPIVILEPAVGWDDSTKKTLSTSLIYVFCAPSICFLSATVATLYSHGLSCGVVVNLGHETASVSAAWDGSIMSSCTTSLDVSASADDVAEAVGQVIESASEGDDHIRSVLTSNVVLAGGRFMAASRMRLDTEDAIAKVVGAWCHHVSENEDMEMSGVSGGCSFVSSSCFTEFLKLRDENRFINEMALTGRARPHRLSSYYNISEFRNSLHRYMIRIRAMGIPDVTDSDYTCSEDDDEASDEEQ; via the exons ATGGACGGCAGACACAA ATGTTCTGTAGTGACAAGGGCTGACACAGATGCCAATGAGTTGTCTGATGACTCAAATCGCACCGTTGAGATTGATGGTGTGCGAATTACCATCAGACCCATGCTAACCACGTCACAGAAGAACTTCAAGCGGCTCAATCATTGCAAGACCATTACTTCTCAGAGCAATACGCAACGACGGTGTACCATCACGAGAGAGGATGTTAGTCTGCCAGGAAGTCGTTGTTTTCTGCTTCATGGCCTGTTAACAGCAGAAGAGTGTCGTTTCTACGTCGACGAGACGGAGAGAGTTGGCTATTCGAGTCTCGCCAATTTGTTTGAGACTGAGTATCGTTCAAATGACAGACTGTTGTCAATTAGTGAAGAGCTGGCTGCCGGAATTTACCGCCGTCTGGAGCCTTACTTGGAGCGTAGAGACATTCTTCGCATTCGACCAGTGGGATTTGGTAATCAGGGCACTTGGAAACCGCGCAGACTTAACGAATGCTTCAAATTTGGAAAATATGA ACCTGGTGGACATTTTAGTCCTCACTTAGATGGACCATGGGTTCCTCGTGAGGATGAGAGCTCAGTGTACACAGTGGTTATCTACTTGAATGATGGCTATGAAGGTGGTCACACAAAATTCTTATCGCCTGCCACTGGCCAAGTTGTGTACACTGTGACTCCTAGACAAGGTTTAGCATTGGTGTTCAATCATGATACTCTTCATGAAGGAACACAAGTGATCACTGGGACAAAATATATTGTTAGAACAGAGATCATGTTTTATCGTGTTGACACAGAGATGATTCCTGATCCTTTGTCTTATAAAAGCGATGAGAGCTATGTTGAGACATTGGCTTTATATGTAAAATCACATGATCTAGAGCAAG CTGGTGATACCTCGGGTTTTACAGATAGCTATTTGAAAGCGTTGAAACTTCAAATTGAGGCTCAACAGTCAGTTGGAGCAGATGCAGAAGCACTGAGTACATGGGCTCTTCCTTACGAGTTATATGTTTATGTGTTCTCATATCTCCAACCTTCTGATTTGTGCAGATGTATGAGAGTCTGCAAG GATTGGTATGATGTATCAATGGATGGACAACTGTGGTTTGATTTGTATCGATTACGATGGCCAATAGGTGTTAATGTGGAGAAGTTCTCATGTGCAGGTAAGCACAAG ATGCCAAGTGCATTTACAAAGGATTGGCATGGTTGCTACAAGCAACGAGCCGTCAACGCTAAGGAACACAGAGCTGTTGTGTATGATTTGGGGAGTCATTCCGTAAAGTGTGGAATTGTGACTTTGAAAACACGAAAACCCAAGTTTCTTAAACGTGAATCAGTTATTGCAAAG GTCAATGGAATTTTTGATCTTCATATGAGGCGAACAGACTTTGAGCGCTTCTACAGTGGTGCCGAGGCTAGAGCTCGATTTCCTGATCATCTTGTTAGACTCATAGAAAATGGGCATTTTACCGAGTCAGGAATAGACGTTTTATGTGAAATAATGATTCATTTCTACTCTGAATATACCCTGAAATCAAATTACTATCCAA TTGTAATATTGGAGCCTGCTGTTGGATGGGATGATTCAACAAAGAAAACGTTGAGCACAAGTTTGATATATGTGTTTTGTGCACCCAGCATTTGCTTCTTGAGTGCAACTGTTGCAACACTGTACAG TCATGGTTTGAGCTGTGGTGTTGTTGTGAATTTGGGACATGAAACGGCATCTGTATCTGCTGCTTGGGATGGATCCATAATGTCGTCTTGTACTACAAGTCTGGATGTTAGCGCTTCTGCAGATGATGTGGCAGAAGCTGTAGGTCAAGTTATTGAATCTGCAAGTGAGGGTGATGATCACATTCGTTCAGTTCTCACAAGCAACGTGGTGTTGGCTG GTGGCCGTTTTATGGCAGCAAGCAGAATGAGATTGGACACAGAAGATGCTATTGCTAAAGTTGTCGGCGCATGGTGTCATCACGTTTCTGAGAATGAAGATATGGAAATGAGTGGAGTTAGTGGAGGTTGCTCATTtgtgtcatcatcatgttttaCTGAATTTTTGAAATTACGTGACGAAAATCGCTTTATTAACGAGATGGCTTTGACCGGCCGCGCACGTCCTCACCGGTTGTCATCCTACTATAATATTTCTGAGTTTCGAAACTCTCTTCACAGATACATGATTAGGATAAGAGCCATGGGAATTCCGGATGTTACAGACAGTGACTACACTTGttctgaagatgatgatgaagctTCTGATGAGGAACAGTAA
- the LOC134187420 gene encoding hemicentin-1-like, which produces MNGRPAQEGQTMWIRDGRRIYCVKTIRIFACGNILIIQHVTVKDSGYYRCVSSSNNQSFYEVSVIVPASIIDSEDEIVRVNVTALESVQLECDVRRDSFPKSVEILWQYGDSYIAIGNTLQLRDIDRNKTGVYMCSASNGYGNPATKSFYIVELETTMAASDDKIDFTNSTSCQSPLSCTTEILSHLLILITLYYVF; this is translated from the exons ATGAATGGACGGCCTGCACAAGAAGGGCAAACGATGTGGATAAGAGACGGACGTCGTATCTATTGTGTAAAAACCATTAGAATATTTGCCTGTGGTAACATTCTCATTATTCAACACGTCACCGTAAAAGATTCTGGATATTACCGTTGTGTTTCGAGTAGCAACAATCAAAGCTTCTATGAAGTATCAGTTATAG TTCCAGCTTCAATTATTGATTCTGAAGACGAAATTGTTCGTGTTAACGTTACTGCTTTGGAGAGCGTTCAACTAGAGTGTGACGTGCGTCGAGATTCTTTTCCAAAATCTGTTGAAATATTATGGCAGTATGGTGACTCTTACATTGCTATTGGAAACACTCTACAGCTCAGGGACATCGACCGGAATAAAACGGGAGTGTACATGTGCAGCGCGTCTAACGGATACGGAAATCCTGCTACAAAGTCTTTCTATATTGTTGAGCTTGAGACAACAATGGCTGCATCAGATGACAAAATTGATTTCACTAATTCGACGAGTTGTCAGTCTCCGCTGTCATGCACAACGGAAATACTGTCTCACCTGCTTATACTGATAACACTTTATTACGTATTCTAG
- the LOC134186930 gene encoding uncharacterized protein LOC134186930 isoform X2, whose protein sequence is MTRADTDANELSDDSNRTVEIDGVRITIRPMLTTSQKNFKRLNHCKTITSQSNTQRRCTITREDVSLPGSRCFLLHGLLTAEECRFYVDETERVGYSSLANLFETEYRSNDRLLSISEELAAGIYRRLEPYLERRDILRIRPVGFGNQGTWKPRRLNECFKFGKYEPGGHFSPHLDGPWVPREDESSVYTVVIYLNDGYEGGHTKFLSPATGQVVYTVTPRQGLALVFNHDTLHEGTQVITGTKYIVRTEIMFYRVDTEMIPDPLSYKSDESYVETLALYVKSHDLEQAGDTSGFTDSYLKALKLQIEAQQSVGADAEALSTWALPYELYVYVFSYLQPSDLCRCMRVCKDWYDVSMDGQLWFDLYRLRWPIGVNVEKFSCAGKHKMPSAFTKDWHGCYKQRAVNAKEHRAVVYDLGSHSVKCGIVTLKTRKPKFLKRESVIAKVNGIFDLHMRRTDFERFYSGAEARARFPDHLVRLIENGHFTESGIDVLCEIMIHFYSEYTLKSNYYPIVILEPAVGWDDSTKKTLSTSLIYVFCAPSICFLSATVATLYSHGLSCGVVVNLGHETASVSAAWDGSIMSSCTTSLDVSASADDVAEAVGQVIESASEGDDHIRSVLTSNVVLAGGRFMAASRMRLDTEDAIAKVVGAWCHHVSENEDMEMSGVSGGCSFVSSSCFTEFLKLRDENRFINEMALTGRARPHRLSSYYNISEFRNSLHRYMIRIRAMGIPDVTDSDYTCSEDDDEASDEEQ, encoded by the exons A TGACAAGGGCTGACACAGATGCCAATGAGTTGTCTGATGACTCAAATCGCACCGTTGAGATTGATGGTGTGCGAATTACCATCAGACCCATGCTAACCACGTCACAGAAGAACTTCAAGCGGCTCAATCATTGCAAGACCATTACTTCTCAGAGCAATACGCAACGACGGTGTACCATCACGAGAGAGGATGTTAGTCTGCCAGGAAGTCGTTGTTTTCTGCTTCATGGCCTGTTAACAGCAGAAGAGTGTCGTTTCTACGTCGACGAGACGGAGAGAGTTGGCTATTCGAGTCTCGCCAATTTGTTTGAGACTGAGTATCGTTCAAATGACAGACTGTTGTCAATTAGTGAAGAGCTGGCTGCCGGAATTTACCGCCGTCTGGAGCCTTACTTGGAGCGTAGAGACATTCTTCGCATTCGACCAGTGGGATTTGGTAATCAGGGCACTTGGAAACCGCGCAGACTTAACGAATGCTTCAAATTTGGAAAATATGA ACCTGGTGGACATTTTAGTCCTCACTTAGATGGACCATGGGTTCCTCGTGAGGATGAGAGCTCAGTGTACACAGTGGTTATCTACTTGAATGATGGCTATGAAGGTGGTCACACAAAATTCTTATCGCCTGCCACTGGCCAAGTTGTGTACACTGTGACTCCTAGACAAGGTTTAGCATTGGTGTTCAATCATGATACTCTTCATGAAGGAACACAAGTGATCACTGGGACAAAATATATTGTTAGAACAGAGATCATGTTTTATCGTGTTGACACAGAGATGATTCCTGATCCTTTGTCTTATAAAAGCGATGAGAGCTATGTTGAGACATTGGCTTTATATGTAAAATCACATGATCTAGAGCAAG CTGGTGATACCTCGGGTTTTACAGATAGCTATTTGAAAGCGTTGAAACTTCAAATTGAGGCTCAACAGTCAGTTGGAGCAGATGCAGAAGCACTGAGTACATGGGCTCTTCCTTACGAGTTATATGTTTATGTGTTCTCATATCTCCAACCTTCTGATTTGTGCAGATGTATGAGAGTCTGCAAG GATTGGTATGATGTATCAATGGATGGACAACTGTGGTTTGATTTGTATCGATTACGATGGCCAATAGGTGTTAATGTGGAGAAGTTCTCATGTGCAGGTAAGCACAAG ATGCCAAGTGCATTTACAAAGGATTGGCATGGTTGCTACAAGCAACGAGCCGTCAACGCTAAGGAACACAGAGCTGTTGTGTATGATTTGGGGAGTCATTCCGTAAAGTGTGGAATTGTGACTTTGAAAACACGAAAACCCAAGTTTCTTAAACGTGAATCAGTTATTGCAAAG GTCAATGGAATTTTTGATCTTCATATGAGGCGAACAGACTTTGAGCGCTTCTACAGTGGTGCCGAGGCTAGAGCTCGATTTCCTGATCATCTTGTTAGACTCATAGAAAATGGGCATTTTACCGAGTCAGGAATAGACGTTTTATGTGAAATAATGATTCATTTCTACTCTGAATATACCCTGAAATCAAATTACTATCCAA TTGTAATATTGGAGCCTGCTGTTGGATGGGATGATTCAACAAAGAAAACGTTGAGCACAAGTTTGATATATGTGTTTTGTGCACCCAGCATTTGCTTCTTGAGTGCAACTGTTGCAACACTGTACAG TCATGGTTTGAGCTGTGGTGTTGTTGTGAATTTGGGACATGAAACGGCATCTGTATCTGCTGCTTGGGATGGATCCATAATGTCGTCTTGTACTACAAGTCTGGATGTTAGCGCTTCTGCAGATGATGTGGCAGAAGCTGTAGGTCAAGTTATTGAATCTGCAAGTGAGGGTGATGATCACATTCGTTCAGTTCTCACAAGCAACGTGGTGTTGGCTG GTGGCCGTTTTATGGCAGCAAGCAGAATGAGATTGGACACAGAAGATGCTATTGCTAAAGTTGTCGGCGCATGGTGTCATCACGTTTCTGAGAATGAAGATATGGAAATGAGTGGAGTTAGTGGAGGTTGCTCATTtgtgtcatcatcatgttttaCTGAATTTTTGAAATTACGTGACGAAAATCGCTTTATTAACGAGATGGCTTTGACCGGCCGCGCACGTCCTCACCGGTTGTCATCCTACTATAATATTTCTGAGTTTCGAAACTCTCTTCACAGATACATGATTAGGATAAGAGCCATGGGAATTCCGGATGTTACAGACAGTGACTACACTTGttctgaagatgatgatgaagctTCTGATGAGGAACAGTAA
- the LOC134186542 gene encoding uncharacterized protein LOC134186542 produces the protein MSLHKKSAAGARATVPVAHVGVFSWTVAFQVSHACENAPKFTRHTCSVVTRADTDADELSDDSNRTVEIDGVRITIRPMLTTSQKNFKQLNHCKTITSQSNTQRRCTITREDVSLPGSRCFLLHGLLTAEECRFYVDETERVGYSSLSNLFETEYRSNDRLLSISEELAAGIYRRLEPYLERRDILRIRPVGFGNQGTWKPRRLNECFKFGKYEPGGHFSPHLDGPWVPREDESSVYTVVIYLNDGYEGGHTKFLSPATGQVVYTVTPRQGLALVFNHDTLHEGTQVITGTKYIIRTEIMFYRVDTEMIPDHLSYKSDESYVETLALYVKSHDLEQAGDTSGFTDSYLKALKLQIEAQQSVGADAEALSTWALPYELYVYVFSYLQPSDLCGCMRVCKVLQFCISMFNDLI, from the exons ATGTCGCTGCATAAAAAGTCGGCTGCAGGAGCTCGTGCTACTGTACCGGTGGCCCATGTGGGAGTATTCTCGTGGACGGTGGCTTTCCAAGTCTCCCACGCGTGTGAAAATGCTCCAA AATTTACACGTCATACATGTTCTGTAGTGACAAGGGCTGACACAGATGCCGATGAGTTGTCTGATGACTCAAATCGCACCGTTGAGATTGATGGTGTGCGAATTACCATCAGACCCATGCTAACCACGTCACAGAAGAACTTCAAGCAGCTCAATCATTGCAAGACCATTACTTCTCAGAGCAATACGCAACGACGGTGTACCATCACGAGAGAGGATGTTAGTCTGCCAGGAAGTCGTTGTTTTCTGCTTCATGGCCTGTTAACAGCAGAAGAGTGTCGTTTCTACGTCGACGAGACGGAGAGAGTTGGCTATTCGAGTCTCTCCAATTTGTTTGAGACTGAGTATCGTTCAAATGACAGATTGTTGTCAATTAGTGAAGAGCTGGCTGCCGGAATTTACCGCCGTCTGGAGCCTTACTTGGAGCGTAGAGACATTCTTCGCATTCGACCAGTGGGATTTGGTAATCAGGGCACTTGGAAACCGCGCAGACTTAACGAATGCTTCAAATTTGGAAAATATGA ACCTGGTGGACATTTTAGTCCTCACTTAGATGGACCATGGGTTCCTCGTGAGGATGAGAGCTCAGTGTACACAGTGGTTATCTACTTGAATGATGGCTATGAAGGTGGTCACACAAAATTCTTATCGCCTGCCACTGGCCAAGTTGTGTACACTGTGACTCCTAGACAAGGTTTAGCATTGGTGTTCAATCATGATACTCTTCATGAAGGAACACAAGTGATCACTGggacaaaatatattattagaACAGAGATCATGTTTTATCGTGTTGACACAGAGATGATTCCTGATCATTTGTCTTATAAAAGCGATGAGAGCTATGTTGAGACATTGGCTTTATATGTAAAATCACATGATCTAGAGCAAG CTGGTGATACCTCGGGTTTTACAGATAGCTATTTGAAAGCATTGAAACTTCAAATTGAGGCTCAACAGTCAGTTGGAGCAGATGCAGAAGCACTTAGTACATGGGCTCTTCCTTACGAGTTATATGTTTATGTGTTCTCATATCTCCAACCTTCTGATTTGTGCGGATGTATGAGAGTCTGCAAGGTATTGCAattttgtatatcaatgtttaATGATTTGATatga